One Raphanus sativus cultivar WK10039 unplaced genomic scaffold, ASM80110v3 Scaffold0957, whole genome shotgun sequence genomic window carries:
- the LOC130503446 gene encoding uncharacterized protein LOC130503446 — MSKINNLEFAALNLSGDNYLQWALDAKILLRSKNLGDTITEGTEPSVKNKYMAIVIIRHHLVEGLKDQYLTIEDPLELWTQLKTRYDHQKTVILPKALYDWRNLRIQDYKFVEEYNSVMFKIVSKVKLCGETITDADMLEKTFSTFHTSNMLLQQQYREKGFSTYAALVSCLLLAEQNNELLMMNSELRPPGAKALPEAHAAIEPKDETPRESYRGRMRGRGRWQGSNRGFQPRGRGFQPRGRGF, encoded by the coding sequence atgtcgaaaatcaacaATCTTGAGTTTGCTGCCCTCAATCTCTCCGGAGATAATTACCTCCAATGGGCACTTGATGCCAAGATACTCTTGAGGTCCAAAAACCTTGGTGATACTATCACTGAAGGCACCGAGCCATCGGTCAAGAATAAATACATGGCCATTGTTATCATTCGCCATCATCTGGTTGAAGGTCTTAAAGATCAGTACCTCACTATTGAGGATCCTCTGGAACTATGGACACAGTTGAAAACCAGATATGATCATCAGAAAACTGTGATCCTGCCAAAGGCCCTTTATGATTGGAGGAACCTAAGAATCCAAGACTATAAGTTTGTGGAAGAGTATAACTCGGTTATGTTCAAGATAGTCTCCAAGGTGAAATTGTGTGGGGAGACTATCACTGATGCTGATATGCTGGAGAAGACATTCTCCACATTCCACACCAGCAATATGTTGCTTCAGCAACAATACCGAGAAAAGGGTTTCTCCACTTATGCTGCCTTagtctcttgtttgttgcttgctgAACAGAACAATGAGTTGCTCATGATGAACAGTGAGCTAAGGCCACCTGGTGCTAAAGCATTGCCTGAGGCACATGCGGCCATAGAGCCAAAAGATGAGACTCCAAGAGAGTCATACCGAGGTCGTATGAGAGGCCGTGGAAGATGGCAAGGAAGTAACCGTGGGTTTCAACCACGAGGTCGTGGGTTTCAGCCACGAGGACGTGGATTCTAG